A single window of Psychromonas ingrahamii 37 DNA harbors:
- a CDS encoding glutaredoxin family protein yields the protein MQKHFLLYFTDGCHLCDDAQRLLQQTSVSYSKVDIIDDPQLVSLYGYSIPVIQSDNGDTLNWPFDLQQLNDFINLHI from the coding sequence GTGCAGAAGCATTTTTTATTATATTTTACGGACGGCTGCCATTTATGTGATGATGCACAGAGATTATTGCAGCAGACGTCTGTTTCATATTCAAAAGTCGATATTATCGATGACCCGCAGTTAGTGAGTCTATATGGTTATAGTATTCCCGTTATTCAAAGTGACAATGGGGATACGCTTAACTGGCCATTTGATTTACAGCAGTTAAACGATTTTATTAACCTTCATATTTAA
- the rlmKL gene encoding bifunctional 23S rRNA (guanine(2069)-N(7))-methyltransferase RlmK/23S rRNA (guanine(2445)-N(2))-methyltransferase RlmL → MLSYFIPTAKGLAPLLEVELKEMGIENPQQMNGGVKFEGTLEQGYKVCLWSRFASRVLLKLSEFKVLDSMDLYLGCSNIPWETHFDVDKTFSIDFSGTNDEIRNTQFGALKIKDAIVDRFRKHFDERPNVQKRDADIRFNGRLWKDKATIYLDLSGSPLHLRGYRTIAGEAPLRETLAAGIIKRSGWQGEALLDPMCGSGTLVIEAAMMALNIAPGSLRETFGFEKWKKHDQECWQTLKTSAQVYGRRAVNQCETRFYGSDLSKDMIEIARKNAQRAGVGEVIEFSVTDAKKVLPPEELETGMLITNPPYGERLGSFSDTITLYTELGYHFKDAFAGWNLSMFAMDTELLSCLGMRAGKSFKFFNGPIECVLKNYRISPKRPAVEVEPVAPKKTNKETPEPINPWTMGQNESVVEAAIENESELVFKEVQQIKPAIYAEEFANRLLKNLKQLEKWAKREGVECYRLYDADLPEYNVAIDRYAEYIIIQEYRAPKEIETQKVRRRFLDVVSTVRYVLNLPDDKLVIKVRERQKGRQQYEKLDTKKQSLVVHEGQAKMLVNLQDYLDTGLFLDHRPTRLLIGNMAKGKDFLNLFCYTATASVHAALGGAKSTTSVDMSKTYLAWGEDNFAENGIKGKHEFIQQDCIKWLQHAHEMYDLIFIDPPTFSNSKRMNDVFDVQEDHVALLTSASQRLNKQGEIIFSNNKRGFKLDVDAIKALGFYIKDISQSSIPEDFRRNKKIHQCWILTKHTD, encoded by the coding sequence ATGTTAAGTTATTTTATCCCTACCGCTAAAGGGTTGGCCCCTCTGCTTGAAGTTGAGCTAAAAGAGATGGGTATTGAAAATCCGCAACAAATGAATGGTGGCGTGAAATTCGAGGGCACCTTAGAGCAAGGGTATAAAGTTTGTTTATGGTCTCGTTTTGCCAGCCGAGTATTGTTAAAGCTTTCTGAATTCAAAGTGTTAGATTCAATGGATCTGTATTTAGGCTGCAGCAATATTCCCTGGGAAACGCATTTTGATGTTGATAAAACCTTCTCTATCGATTTTTCCGGTACCAACGATGAAATTCGTAATACTCAGTTTGGTGCGTTAAAAATTAAAGATGCGATTGTGGATCGTTTCCGTAAGCACTTTGATGAGCGTCCAAATGTTCAAAAACGTGATGCTGATATTCGTTTTAACGGCCGTTTATGGAAAGACAAGGCGACTATTTATTTAGACCTGTCGGGTTCGCCGCTGCACCTTCGTGGTTACCGTACTATCGCAGGCGAAGCGCCACTGCGTGAGACCTTAGCTGCTGGTATTATTAAACGCAGTGGTTGGCAGGGTGAAGCTCTTTTAGACCCAATGTGTGGCTCAGGTACTTTGGTTATAGAAGCGGCCATGATGGCGTTAAATATAGCGCCAGGCTCGTTGCGTGAAACCTTTGGTTTTGAAAAGTGGAAAAAACACGATCAGGAATGCTGGCAAACGCTTAAAACATCGGCACAAGTTTATGGACGTCGCGCAGTCAATCAGTGTGAAACACGTTTTTACGGATCTGATTTAAGCAAAGATATGATTGAAATTGCCCGCAAAAATGCACAACGGGCAGGGGTTGGCGAAGTAATTGAATTTTCTGTGACCGATGCTAAAAAAGTACTACCACCCGAAGAACTTGAAACCGGAATGTTAATTACTAACCCTCCCTATGGTGAACGTCTAGGCAGTTTCAGCGATACCATCACACTTTATACTGAGCTTGGTTATCATTTTAAAGATGCCTTTGCCGGTTGGAATTTATCTATGTTTGCCATGGACACTGAATTATTAAGTTGTTTAGGGATGCGTGCGGGTAAAAGTTTTAAATTCTTTAATGGACCGATTGAGTGTGTGCTTAAGAATTACCGTATTTCGCCAAAACGTCCGGCCGTAGAAGTTGAACCGGTAGCCCCGAAAAAGACAAACAAAGAAACCCCTGAGCCTATCAATCCCTGGACCATGGGTCAAAATGAAAGTGTTGTTGAAGCCGCAATCGAAAATGAGTCTGAGCTTGTTTTTAAAGAGGTTCAACAAATAAAACCCGCTATTTATGCGGAAGAATTTGCTAACCGTTTACTTAAAAACCTAAAACAACTGGAAAAATGGGCAAAACGTGAAGGGGTTGAATGTTACCGTTTATATGATGCCGATTTACCTGAATATAACGTCGCTATTGACCGTTATGCTGAATATATTATTATTCAAGAATACCGTGCTCCCAAAGAGATTGAGACACAAAAAGTACGTCGCCGCTTCTTAGATGTTGTTTCTACAGTACGCTACGTATTAAATCTCCCCGATGACAAATTAGTTATTAAAGTACGTGAACGTCAGAAAGGGCGTCAGCAATATGAAAAATTGGATACCAAAAAACAGTCATTAGTCGTCCATGAAGGGCAGGCCAAAATGCTGGTTAATTTGCAGGATTATTTGGATACTGGCCTGTTTTTAGATCATAGACCAACCCGTTTACTGATTGGCAACATGGCTAAAGGCAAAGATTTTTTAAATCTATTTTGTTATACGGCAACGGCTTCTGTGCATGCTGCACTGGGTGGTGCTAAATCAACAACCAGTGTTGATATGTCTAAGACTTATCTCGCCTGGGGCGAAGATAACTTTGCAGAAAACGGCATTAAAGGTAAACATGAGTTTATTCAGCAGGACTGTATTAAATGGCTACAGCATGCCCACGAGATGTATGACCTTATTTTTATTGATCCGCCAACCTTCTCAAATTCCAAACGTATGAATGATGTGTTTGACGTGCAGGAGGATCATGTTGCACTGTTAACCTCTGCCAGTCAGCGTTTAAATAAGCAGGGCGAAATTATTTTCTCAAATAATAAACGTGGTTTTAAATTAGATGTTGATGCTATTAAAGCATTAGGTTTTTATATTAAAGATATCAGCCAGTCCTCCATACCGGAAGACTTTAGACGCAATAAAAAAATTCATCAGTGCTGGATTTTAACTAAGCATACTGATTAA
- a CDS encoding ABC transporter substrate-binding protein, producing MKCLILLAALLCAVNVYAAEVEVLHWWTAKGEVEAQGILEDALLEQNIKWNNFAIVGAGGESAVRVLQMRALSGNPPDVAHIKGPDIGEWAKVGMLENIGTIADTSVWPEILPKIVRETVTFDGKYMAVPINIHRVNWLWLNKAIFDELSLPLPTTWEEFFANADKIQAAGYIAIAHGGTAWQDALLFESMALSLLGAEKYKQAFVEYNEAVLTSPEMIYVFEQFKRLHQYTDINMRGKDWYQASQLISNNKAGMQFMGDWAMGMWNTQGKKAMVDYICIDVPESKGLFSYNIDSFVFFEKNGTKNSGETQRSFVNILLSEKFQAEFNLAKGSIPVRRGINMDKFNQCAHKSFTDFNNGQLVPSFTQNLASTSHLQNIISKIISNYFNNPSADAATTVNSLSLAIRAIKN from the coding sequence ATGAAATGTTTAATTTTACTGGCAGCTCTTTTATGCGCTGTCAATGTTTATGCGGCAGAAGTCGAGGTGCTTCACTGGTGGACAGCTAAGGGAGAAGTTGAAGCACAAGGCATACTTGAAGATGCGTTGCTTGAGCAGAATATAAAATGGAATAACTTTGCCATTGTGGGGGCAGGAGGTGAAAGTGCTGTCCGTGTATTGCAAATGCGGGCACTGTCCGGGAATCCTCCCGATGTCGCCCATATTAAAGGTCCGGATATTGGTGAGTGGGCAAAAGTAGGCATGCTTGAAAATATTGGGACGATAGCAGATACCAGCGTGTGGCCAGAGATTCTCCCCAAGATCGTCCGTGAGACGGTGACCTTTGACGGGAAATATATGGCTGTACCGATTAATATTCATCGTGTTAATTGGTTGTGGCTTAACAAAGCCATTTTTGACGAGCTGAGTCTCCCTCTGCCGACAACATGGGAGGAGTTTTTTGCCAATGCAGATAAAATACAGGCTGCAGGTTATATCGCCATTGCGCATGGCGGGACTGCCTGGCAGGATGCGCTGTTATTTGAATCGATGGCACTGTCTTTATTAGGGGCCGAAAAGTATAAACAGGCCTTTGTTGAGTATAATGAAGCGGTGTTAACGTCACCAGAAATGATCTATGTATTTGAGCAGTTTAAACGTTTACATCAATACACTGATATTAATATGCGTGGTAAAGATTGGTATCAGGCAAGCCAGCTTATTAGCAATAATAAGGCGGGCATGCAGTTTATGGGAGACTGGGCAATGGGGATGTGGAATACCCAGGGAAAAAAAGCCATGGTGGACTATATCTGTATTGATGTCCCTGAAAGTAAAGGACTTTTTAGTTACAATATCGACAGTTTTGTGTTTTTTGAAAAAAACGGAACAAAAAATTCGGGGGAAACACAACGCAGCTTTGTCAATATCTTGTTAAGCGAAAAATTTCAAGCCGAATTTAATCTCGCAAAAGGTTCCATTCCAGTTCGACGTGGCATTAATATGGATAAATTTAATCAATGTGCACATAAATCTTTTACTGATTTTAATAATGGGCAATTGGTCCCCTCTTTTACCCAAAATTTAGCCAGCACCAGTCATTTGCAAAATATTATAAGCAAAATAATAAGCAATTATTTTAACAATCCCAGTGCCGATGCCGCCACTACGGTAAACTCTCTTTCATTGGCCATCAGAGCAATCAAGAACTGA
- a CDS encoding ATP-binding protein → MMVYLRLLFRSLVSRMLLLTMVSVIVAQAMSSFFWVNQFAESEEKSLLLNANNLAENALSTVSFFQDLPLQYRYLALQQLRDLGGSRFFVSLNSELININPIAASGLKSEIIKTVKDVLRRRISTEKKLHIEFSHPDNLHVLKNDILLKNLPPSWGAYSLIIPSVKPPVLVMQVEMAENEWLYLAAILPPPYLLSQNSIISTQQIITLVFTTFILLIFISLFFFWQTRPLKQLALAVSEMSIDLYQKPLKEEGASEIVMATRAFNRMQQKLQRYIQDREVLFRSISHDLKTPITRLRLRVELLNNEKKIVAFNHDLDDLEMLVKGALQTVKDTDIHENIQSVDVLKLLEQISSSQPDQIEIISGEIAPYRGKPLALKRCLSNLIDNGVKYGHSVKVYLTDSDESLQLLIQDNGPGIPVKELQNIFTPYRRLHYDQQGHGLGLGIARNIIHAHNGQLHLINRDQGGLEVIITLPRIYKSNL, encoded by the coding sequence ATGATGGTTTATTTGCGCTTATTGTTCAGATCATTAGTTTCCCGTATGTTATTGCTGACGATGGTATCGGTTATCGTCGCACAAGCCATGAGCAGTTTTTTTTGGGTAAATCAGTTTGCCGAAAGTGAAGAAAAATCACTGCTGCTTAATGCTAATAATTTAGCTGAAAATGCCTTAAGCACTGTTTCATTTTTTCAAGATTTGCCCCTGCAATACCGTTATCTGGCGTTACAGCAACTTCGAGATTTAGGTGGTAGCCGTTTTTTTGTGTCGTTAAACAGTGAACTTATCAACATCAATCCGATCGCGGCCAGTGGGTTAAAAAGTGAGATTATAAAAACTGTTAAGGATGTACTCAGGCGAAGAATTTCAACGGAAAAAAAATTGCACATAGAATTTTCACATCCAGATAATTTACACGTATTAAAAAATGATATTTTATTAAAAAATTTACCACCTTCCTGGGGGGCTTATTCTTTGATTATTCCTTCCGTTAAACCACCCGTTTTAGTGATGCAGGTTGAAATGGCTGAGAATGAGTGGCTTTATCTGGCGGCTATTTTACCTCCTCCTTATTTGCTTTCACAAAACTCAATTATATCAACTCAACAGATCATTACGCTGGTTTTTACTACCTTTATTTTACTTATCTTTATCTCTTTATTCTTTTTTTGGCAAACCAGACCCCTAAAACAGTTGGCTCTGGCGGTGTCTGAAATGAGTATTGATTTATACCAGAAACCCCTTAAGGAAGAGGGAGCTTCTGAAATAGTGATGGCGACACGCGCATTTAATCGCATGCAGCAAAAATTACAGCGCTATATTCAAGATCGTGAAGTGTTATTCCGCTCTATTTCTCATGATTTAAAAACGCCTATTACCCGGTTACGATTGCGCGTGGAATTATTGAATAATGAAAAAAAAATAGTCGCCTTTAATCACGATTTAGACGATTTAGAAATGTTGGTTAAGGGGGCATTACAAACGGTCAAAGATACTGATATTCATGAAAATATCCAGTCAGTTGATGTGCTGAAATTATTAGAGCAGATAAGTAGTTCACAACCCGATCAAATAGAGATTATCTCCGGGGAAATTGCCCCTTATCGCGGTAAGCCTCTGGCGTTAAAACGCTGTCTTTCTAACTTAATAGATAATGGGGTTAAGTATGGTCATTCAGTAAAGGTTTACCTTACGGACAGTGATGAAAGTTTGCAGCTTTTAATTCAAGATAATGGTCCGGGTATTCCAGTTAAAGAACTTCAGAATATATTTACGCCGTATCGCCGTTTACATTATGACCAGCAGGGCCATGGTCTTGGGCTCGGTATTGCGCGTAATATTATTCATGCACATAACGGTCAGCTGCATCTTATTAATCGGGATCAGGGCGGTTTGGAGGTGATCATCACCTTACCAAGAATTTACAAGTCTAATTTATGA
- a CDS encoding response regulator, with the protein MTNNKQVLVIDDDQAIRELLAEYLSKNNFDVITAEDGLEMDKQRLIHQPDLIILDIMLPGDDGFILCQRIRQTSHVPIIMLTANSDEMDRVLGLEIGADDYIAKPFSPRELLARIKALLRRTQFASEENQPSAKARYLLFSNWKLDTKQHLLIDDNKDEISLTGADFQLLTLFLDNTNSAISRDQICQALHGRDAFANERGIDVHVSRLRQCLKDDAKSPKIIKTIRGAGYVFIADVNEKN; encoded by the coding sequence GTGACCAATAATAAACAAGTTTTAGTGATCGATGATGACCAGGCAATACGTGAATTGTTAGCGGAATATTTATCAAAGAATAACTTTGATGTGATTACCGCGGAAGACGGCCTGGAAATGGATAAACAACGATTAATCCATCAGCCCGATTTAATCATACTGGATATTATGTTGCCCGGTGACGACGGCTTTATCCTTTGCCAACGAATCCGGCAGACGTCCCATGTACCGATTATTATGTTAACCGCTAACTCCGATGAAATGGATCGTGTGTTAGGGCTGGAAATTGGTGCTGACGATTATATCGCTAAACCCTTTAGCCCCCGAGAATTACTGGCACGTATTAAAGCGTTATTAAGACGAACACAGTTTGCCAGTGAGGAAAATCAACCCTCAGCAAAAGCGCGCTATTTATTGTTTTCAAACTGGAAGCTTGACACTAAACAGCATCTTTTAATAGATGACAACAAAGATGAGATATCATTAACCGGTGCAGATTTTCAATTGCTTACCCTATTTTTAGACAATACCAATAGCGCTATTTCACGAGATCAAATTTGTCAGGCACTGCATGGCCGGGATGCTTTTGCCAACGAGCGTGGGATTGATGTCCATGTGAGCCGCTTGCGTCAGTGTTTAAAGGATGATGCTAAATCACCAAAAATCATAAAAACGATCCGCGGTGCCGGATATGTCTTTATCGCCGATGTTAATGAAAAAAATTAA
- a CDS encoding diaminobutyrate--2-oxoglutarate transaminase family protein encodes MQNVLNLTPETHLSNDQEIPLVNELYDLTPDNVLLNQEHYESEVRSYSRRLPLAINKSRGVIIEDTKGQVYLDCLAGAGALPLGHNHFEINQAMIEQLNKGVPYQTLDITTPGKDKFIKSVMQFLPANFAKNACIQFCGPSGADAVEASIKLAKLYTKRNTMISFHGAYHGMTNGALSLTGNLGAKKRRSGLMPDVHFFPFPYNLRCTFGLGGMEGVKQSIRYIESVLNDDESGITKPAAIIVEPIQGEGGVNPAPVFWLQELRRIATEQGILLIFDEIQCGIGRSGDNFAFEASGIEPDILILSKAIGGGMPMSVILYNKKFDCWNAGEHTGTFRGNQLAMASGAKTLEIIQRDNLAENAKQRGEQLRALLCEIQTETDCIAEVRGRGLMCGIEIVKAGKFNSLGHPESDPERASLIQRAALERGLIIEKGGRKGAVLRFLPPLIISETQINFVAETVKAAIIATQDNITDAA; translated from the coding sequence ATGCAAAACGTCCTGAATTTGACGCCTGAAACCCATTTATCAAACGATCAAGAAATCCCCTTAGTAAACGAATTATATGATTTGACACCTGACAATGTGCTTTTAAATCAAGAACATTATGAATCAGAAGTGCGCTCATACTCGCGTCGTTTACCGCTGGCGATTAATAAAAGTCGGGGCGTTATTATTGAAGATACCAAAGGACAAGTTTATTTAGATTGTCTTGCGGGTGCAGGTGCTTTGCCGCTTGGACACAACCATTTTGAAATCAACCAAGCGATGATAGAACAACTCAATAAAGGGGTACCTTATCAAACATTGGATATTACGACCCCGGGCAAAGACAAATTCATAAAATCTGTGATGCAGTTTTTACCCGCTAATTTTGCTAAAAATGCCTGTATTCAATTTTGTGGTCCCTCTGGGGCAGATGCTGTAGAAGCCTCTATTAAACTTGCAAAACTTTATACTAAACGTAATACCATGATTTCTTTCCATGGTGCTTACCACGGCATGACCAATGGCGCGTTATCATTAACCGGTAATTTGGGGGCTAAAAAACGCCGCAGCGGATTAATGCCCGATGTACATTTTTTCCCTTTTCCATACAATTTACGTTGTACCTTTGGCCTCGGTGGCATGGAAGGCGTTAAACAGAGCATTCGTTATATAGAATCGGTCTTAAATGATGATGAAAGTGGCATTACTAAACCTGCTGCTATTATTGTTGAACCTATTCAGGGCGAAGGTGGGGTGAACCCTGCGCCGGTTTTCTGGTTACAGGAACTGCGACGTATTGCCACTGAACAAGGTATTTTATTAATCTTTGATGAAATTCAGTGCGGTATTGGGCGCTCTGGAGACAATTTTGCTTTTGAAGCGTCAGGTATTGAGCCTGATATCCTTATATTATCCAAAGCGATTGGCGGTGGCATGCCCATGTCAGTTATTTTGTACAACAAAAAATTTGATTGCTGGAACGCAGGTGAACATACCGGTACTTTCCGCGGCAACCAGTTAGCGATGGCAAGTGGCGCTAAAACACTGGAAATTATCCAACGTGATAATCTGGCCGAGAATGCCAAACAACGCGGTGAACAGTTACGCGCGTTATTATGCGAGATTCAAACTGAAACAGATTGTATTGCCGAAGTGCGCGGACGCGGTTTAATGTGCGGCATTGAAATAGTCAAAGCAGGTAAATTTAACTCATTAGGCCATCCGGAAAGCGATCCTGAACGTGCATCATTAATTCAACGTGCCGCGTTAGAGCGTGGTTTAATCATTGAAAAAGGCGGCCGAAAAGGTGCTGTGTTACGCTTTTTACCACCCCTTATTATTAGCGAAACACAAATCAACTTTGTTGCTGAAACCGTTAAAGCTGCCATTATAGCGACACAGGATAACATCACTGATGCAGCCTAA
- a CDS encoding pyridoxal phosphate-dependent decarboxylase family protein: MQPNSPWSKHFIQVAGANNQAFTVASQQALDNINSLFAQCTKPYSGLTPDLLKEAIYNSNLDKVEPLQQVIEQTNDLIAKNSIMVQHPHCIAHLHTPPLISSVVAEFYIAALNQSMDSWDQASAATYLEQFIIDWLLKTYALGDSADGVFTSGGTQSNLMGLLLARDWFAQHYSGHNIQQDGLPDYGNKLRIICSDKSHFTIQKSASLMGLGERSVVCIKTNIQGQMDTVHLQSTLDDLLAQGLLPMAVVATAGTTDHGAIDDLQEIIKISRHFGLWCHVDGAYGGALMLSQKHKSRLLGMESADSVSVDFHKLFYQTISCGALLIKNKTHFKSLLHHADYLNREGDDLPNLVDKSIATTKRFDALKMFMTLKGVGANTLGEMYDKLIELTQAVAKSVQQNSHFELCCEPLLSTVLFRLSTKYQGLLTLNEFNQLQQKLRLQLLTCGDAVIGETKVDGKLYLKFTLLNPCLTLNNFDNLFKKIERHAQQLIPNT; the protein is encoded by the coding sequence ATGCAGCCTAATTCACCTTGGTCCAAGCACTTTATCCAAGTCGCCGGGGCCAATAACCAGGCCTTTACAGTCGCCAGCCAGCAAGCACTGGATAATATAAACAGTCTCTTTGCGCAGTGCACTAAACCTTATTCGGGTTTGACGCCGGATTTGTTAAAAGAAGCAATTTATAACAGCAATTTAGATAAGGTTGAACCACTACAGCAGGTTATTGAGCAAACCAATGATCTGATCGCTAAAAATTCAATTATGGTACAACACCCGCATTGTATTGCGCACCTTCATACCCCGCCATTAATCTCGTCGGTGGTGGCTGAATTTTATATTGCGGCATTGAACCAATCAATGGACTCATGGGATCAGGCATCTGCTGCGACTTATCTAGAGCAGTTTATTATCGATTGGCTGCTTAAAACCTATGCGCTCGGCGATAGTGCTGATGGTGTTTTCACCAGCGGCGGCACGCAGAGTAATTTAATGGGCTTATTATTGGCACGGGACTGGTTTGCACAACACTATTCTGGCCATAATATTCAGCAGGATGGTTTACCTGATTACGGTAATAAATTACGTATTATCTGTTCAGATAAAAGCCATTTTACCATTCAAAAATCCGCCTCATTAATGGGTCTTGGGGAACGTTCGGTTGTGTGCATTAAAACCAATATTCAAGGTCAGATGGATACTGTGCATTTGCAGAGCACCCTTGATGATTTGCTGGCACAGGGATTATTGCCGATGGCAGTGGTTGCCACCGCAGGCACAACGGATCATGGCGCCATTGATGATTTACAGGAAATTATAAAAATCAGCCGCCATTTCGGTCTGTGGTGCCATGTCGACGGGGCCTATGGTGGCGCATTAATGCTTAGTCAAAAACATAAATCCCGTCTACTAGGCATGGAATCAGCTGATTCCGTGAGTGTGGATTTTCATAAACTCTTCTATCAAACCATCAGTTGCGGCGCTTTATTAATTAAAAATAAAACACACTTTAAAAGTCTGTTGCACCATGCAGATTACCTTAACCGGGAAGGTGATGATCTGCCTAACCTGGTTGATAAAAGTATTGCTACAACCAAACGTTTTGATGCATTGAAAATGTTTATGACCTTAAAAGGGGTCGGTGCTAATACATTGGGTGAAATGTACGACAAGTTAATTGAACTCACTCAGGCGGTGGCAAAATCTGTGCAGCAAAACAGCCATTTTGAGCTTTGTTGTGAGCCATTATTATCAACGGTTTTATTTCGCTTAAGCACAAAATATCAAGGTCTATTAACGCTTAATGAGTTTAATCAGCTACAGCAAAAATTACGTTTGCAATTATTAACCTGTGGCGATGCTGTGATTGGCGAAACCAAAGTTGATGGCAAACTTTATCTTAAATTTACCCTGTTAAACCCCTGTTTAACATTAAACAATTTTGATAATTTATTTAAAAAAATCGAAAGGCATGCACAACAATTAATACCTAATACCTAA
- a CDS encoding carboxynorspermidine synthase, whose amino-acid sequence MSVLQIGAGGVGWVIAHKCALHNDVFGDITLASRTISKCEKIITSIKGRNNLKDTTKKISAVAVNADDLNALVKLINEVKPDLLINAGPPWVNVNIMEACVLTKTAYLDTSVATDLCSPGQQVPEAYDPQWAFAERFKEAGITGILSTGCDPGVVSVFATYAHKHLFDEIDSIDVMDVNAGDHGQKFATNFDPETNLLEIQGDSFYFENQQWKSVPCHSRMMEFDFPVVGPQKVYSMAHDEVRSLAEYIPAKRIEFWMGFSDSYLNYFNMLRDLGLLSPKPITTAEGITVKPLQVLKAILPDPTSLASGYTGKTCIGTWIRGQKDGLPKSVFIYNICDHKESYIEVEHQAISYTTGVPAITAALLYFQGKWNDVGLFNVEQLNPDDFLALMPSVGLTWQVQELDA is encoded by the coding sequence ATGTCAGTATTACAGATAGGCGCCGGTGGCGTTGGTTGGGTTATTGCCCATAAATGTGCCCTGCATAATGATGTATTTGGCGATATCACCCTAGCTTCCCGCACTATTTCTAAATGTGAAAAAATTATTACCTCTATTAAAGGACGTAATAATCTGAAAGACACCACTAAAAAAATATCAGCAGTGGCGGTTAATGCCGATGATCTTAATGCCCTGGTTAAACTTATTAATGAAGTCAAACCCGATTTACTGATCAATGCGGGCCCCCCTTGGGTGAACGTCAATATTATGGAAGCCTGTGTTTTAACTAAAACCGCTTACCTTGATACCTCGGTTGCGACAGATTTATGCAGTCCCGGACAACAAGTTCCTGAAGCTTATGATCCGCAATGGGCCTTTGCCGAACGTTTTAAAGAAGCCGGTATTACGGGTATTTTAAGTACGGGTTGTGATCCGGGTGTAGTCAGTGTTTTTGCAACCTATGCCCATAAGCACCTGTTTGATGAAATTGATAGTATTGATGTGATGGACGTTAATGCGGGCGATCACGGTCAAAAATTTGCCACTAACTTTGATCCTGAAACCAACTTATTAGAAATTCAAGGTGATTCTTTTTACTTTGAGAATCAGCAGTGGAAAAGTGTTCCCTGCCATAGTCGTATGATGGAATTTGATTTCCCCGTGGTGGGTCCGCAAAAAGTGTACTCCATGGCACATGATGAAGTACGTTCTTTGGCTGAATATATTCCCGCTAAACGTATCGAATTCTGGATGGGTTTCTCCGATTCCTACCTTAATTATTTTAATATGCTGCGTGATCTTGGCCTGCTAAGCCCTAAGCCCATTACCACAGCTGAAGGCATTACGGTTAAACCCCTGCAGGTATTAAAAGCTATTTTACCCGATCCCACTTCCCTTGCATCCGGTTATACGGGTAAAACCTGTATTGGCACCTGGATACGCGGTCAAAAAGATGGCCTGCCTAAAAGTGTCTTTATCTACAATATTTGCGACCATAAAGAATCTTATATTGAAGTTGAACATCAGGCAATTTCCTATACAACGGGTGTACCTGCGATCACCGCCGCCCTGCTTTACTTTCAGGGTAAATGGAATGATGTGGGTTTATTCAATGTAGAACAGCTCAACCCAGATGATTTCTTAGCGCTAATGCCAAGTGTCGGTTTAACCTGGCAGGTACAAGAGCTAGACGCTTAA